A window of Bos taurus isolate L1 Dominette 01449 registration number 42190680 breed Hereford chromosome 8, ARS-UCD2.0, whole genome shotgun sequence contains these coding sequences:
- the CD274 gene encoding programmed cell death 1 ligand 1 isoform X2: MRIYSVLTFMAYCCLLKAPYRKIYHTISVDPVTSEHELTCQAEGYPEADVIWTSSDHQVLSGKTSITSSKREEKLFNVTSTLRINTTADKIFYCTFRRLGHEENNTAELVIPEPYLDPAKKRNHLVTLGALFLCLSVTLAVIFCLKRDVRMMDVEKCDTRDMNSKQQNGKNFSRDWKLKKGNKKLKNKGKAIIIISPYFTEC; the protein is encoded by the exons CTCCATACCGCAAAATCTACCATACAATTTCTGTGGATCCAGTCACCTCTGAACATGAACTAACGTGTCAGGCTGAGGGTTACCCTGAAGCTGATGTCATCTGGACAAGTAGCGATCACCAAGTCCTGAGTGGCAAAACCAGCATCACCAGTTCAAAGAGGGAGGAAAAGCTTTTCAATGTGACCAGCACACTGAGAATCAACACAACAGCTGACAAAATTTTCTACTGCACTTTTCGGAGATTAGGTCATGAGGAAAACAACACAGCTGAGTTGGTCATCCCAG aaccATATCTAGATCCAGCAAAAAAGAGGAATCACTTGGTGACTCTGGGAGCTCTCTTCTTATGCCTGAGTGTAACCCTGGCAGTCATCTTCTGTCTGAAAAGAGATG TGAGAATGATGGATGTAGAAAAATGTGACACCCGAGATATGAATTCAAAGCAACAAAATGGTAAGAATTTTAGCAGGGATTGGAAGttgaagaaaggaaacaaaaagttAAAGAACAAGGGGAAAGCTATCATTATAATCTCCCCTTATTTTACTGAATGCTGA